A region from the Linepithema humile isolate Giens D197 chromosome 1, Lhum_UNIL_v1.0, whole genome shotgun sequence genome encodes:
- the Kr-h2 gene encoding Krueppel homolog 2, giving the protein MVDSACNGSSDSSPQVEKGWPALKQHITENKVKFGLWMTRLFTIIFTIGYIIPIFGNPYNIYYKVLMNNAATSALRLHQRIPRVQLTRQFLESLLLEDSCHYLLYSMIFLYAAPVTLVLTPVFLFALMHLASYSLTLLDCIGQNRWWGARLLISLVEFQSRNILRLCALSEIIILPFTVLLVFTGRAGLLTPFIYYQFLKLRLASQRNPFTRNVFYELRNGLSSVSKKPAVPDIVRRMIDGLLSLTQQMAPVRQ; this is encoded by the exons ATGGTGGACAGTGCATGCAATGGATCTAGCGACTCGTCGCCACAGGTGGAGAAGGGGTGGCCAGCCTTGAAACAACATATTACTGAAAATAAGGTCAAGTTTGGATTGTGGATGACAAGACTCTTTACTATCATATTTACCATCGGTTATATCATCCCTATATTTGG taaccCTTACAACATATATTATAAGGTATTGATGAACAATGCAGCGACTAGTGCATTACGTCTTCACCAAAGAATACCGCGTGTTCAGCTCACTAGACAATTTCTAGAGTCGTTATTGTTGGAAGACTCGTGTCATTACTTGCTTTATTCCATGATCTTTTTGTATGCGGCACCAGTAACAT TGGTTCTTACaccagtttttctttttgctctGATGCACTTGGCAAGTTATTCTCTGACGTTACTAGAC TGCATAGGACAAAATAGATGGTGGGGCGCTCGTCTCTTGATATCGCTGGTAGAGTTTCAGTCACGGAATATTCTACGTCTTTGCGCTCTATCGGAGATTATTATCTTGCCATTTACGGTTCTTCTGGTATTCAC GGGACGCGCCGGTTTGCTGACaccttttatttattatcaatttttaaaattgcgtCTTGCGTCGCAGAGAAATCCATTTACACGCAATGTATTCTACGAGCTTAGAAACGGATTGAGTTCGGTATCGAAGAAACCAGCAGTGCCGGATATCGTCCGAAGGATGATCGACGGGTTGCTCTCTCTTACTCAACAAATGGCACCAGTGCGCCAATAA
- the RpS3 gene encoding small ribosomal subunit protein uS3A has translation MENRSISKKRKFVGDGVFRAELNEFLTRELAEDGYSGVEVRVTPNRTEIILLATHTQSVLGEKGRRIRELTSVVQKRFNFKEPQNVELYAEKVATRGLCAIAQAESLRYKLIGGLAVRRACYGVLRFIMESGAKGCEVVVSGKLRGQRAKSMKFVDGLMIHSGEPTNEYVNTATRHVLLRQGVLGIKVKIMLPWDPNGKSGPKKPLPDYVSIVEPKEEVPPSVPISEVKPSKDIPQPTPLSV, from the exons ATGGAGAATCGTTCGATATCTAAGAAGAGGAAG TTTGTAGGAGATGGTGTCTTCAGGGCTGAGCTGAACGAGTTCTTGACTCGTGAGCTCGCTGAGGATGGATACTCTGGTGTGGAGGTTCGCGTAACTCCTAATCGTACGGAGATCATTTTACTTGCAACGCATACCCAAAGCGTTTTAGGTGAGAAGGGAAGAAGAATCAGGGAACTGACATCTGTGGTTCAAAAGAGGTTTAACTTCAAAGAACCACAAAATGTGGAATTGTATGCTGAGAAGGTTGCCACGCGTGGTCTTTGCGCAATTGCTCAGGCTGAGTCTCTTCGATACAAACTGATTGGTGGTCTTGCTGTGCGAAG gGCGTGCTATGGTGTTCTGCGTTTTATCATGGAATCTGGCGCTAAAGGTTGCGAAGTCGTAGTTAGTGGAAAACTGCGTGGACAAAGAGCAAAGTCGATGAAATTCGTTGATGGTCTTATGATTCATTCGGGTGAACCAACTAACGAGTATGTGAACACTGCCACCCGACATGTGCTCCTTCGGCAAG GTGTATTGGGTATCAAAGTCAAAATTATGTTGCCTTGGGATCCGAATGGCAAGAGCGGCCCCAAGAAGCCTTTGCCTGATTATGTGAGCATTGTAGAACCCAAGGAGGAGGTACCACCATCAGTTCCAATTTCTGAGGTGAAGCCATCAAAAGACATACCTCAACCAACTCCTCTCTCCGTGTAA
- the LOC105669108 gene encoding uncharacterized protein, whose protein sequence is MEDSGIDSDPKAVNHVEDERLFLGSDSSCSSNQTQASQRNTTKQLQKKLEIRIEQAKRIQRNSDYIKLPKYDNENTNSTSSAGLISIQRLPIPHKNKEQVPLVEYWHSESESENETTLFPVKSKESSKHKQDLTDTFSIGELSDESEDSLNLDPAQPPQPFMRTYVPTSCFACQCHIM, encoded by the exons ATGGAAGATAGTGGTATTGATAGTGATCCTAAAGCTGTTAACCATGTGGAAGACGAAAGACTCTTCTTG GGTAGTGATAGCAGTTGTAGCAGTAACCAAACTCAAGCGTCTCAACGAAATACAACCAAACAATTGCAGAAGAAACTAg AGATACGTATTGAACAGGCCAAGCGAATTCAACGCAACTCAGATTACATAAAGCTTCCTAAATATGACaatgaaaatacaaatagTACCAGTTCTGCCGGATTGATATCAATTCAAAGATTGCCTATACCGCACAAGAATAAAGAACAAGTTCCTCTAGTTGAATACTGGCACAGTGAAAGCGAAAG TGAAAATGAAACAACTCTTTTTCCGGTGAAATCTAAGGAGTCATCAAAGCACAAACAAGACCTCACAGACACGTTCAGCATCGGAGAATTAAGTGATGAAAGTGAAGATTCTTTGAATCTGGACCCAGCGCAACCGCCACAACCATTCATGCGAACTTATGTACCTACTAGCTGTTTTGCTTGCCAGTGccatataatgtaa
- the LOC105669106 gene encoding dynein intermediate chain 2, ciliary — protein sequence MLRKQTGTQAPKKMASKTSEILSKEHLSVAKSYSSRQDLGGGDMDWMRGKTLLKPDDQLQLTEAELQEEFARVLTIQNTRIPDSLVEWSWKLREFVRLPPPPHLVNLMNVTGTILHKDSEEAKVQMAGGIIADQEEAAEEKLKHDEVEELEYKEEEEADEIDKTGELAEAEQEQELEAEVEPEEDEVEKKKPKKIPNQFNFCERAALTYDNPMRDMSTQTIPPPTATFNANVLQWTIFDEYQEDYAQQQREKEKEKKIPMAQPKKEDVKKKAHMESSVITNRMLQAAKTLERMVNQNIFDDISQDYRYWDDPSDEFKDGEGSLLPLWKFSYEKTKKHDITDMCFNSRYYDLFAVAFGTLSFNSLITNGTVCLFSLKNPSYPEWICPTESPVMCLDFNAQHPHLLVIGTMDGGVAVYNIMLPPSTPQYKSSDVVQKHGGLVWEIRWAPDTEEGNLAFFSVSIDGKINHWVLNQNDLGLTTVMTLFLARPPIPGPDGTMITLKGCGTCIAFHPADQNVFLVGTEEGTIYKCNTAYSSIYMRTYHEAHTMPVYRIAFNKFNSSIFASCSSDWQIKIWEDERLEPLFMFDLGVPIGDVQWAPYSSTVLACVSNDGKVMVFDLNVNKYRPICTQQVVSKRKSKLTRLAFNNVLPFIIVGDDKGTVNTLKLSPNLRIKVKPTKKQLHLSQIELESMKLEKLLSFVREPPVLTPPKDVRTVT from the exons atgCTAag GAAACAAACAGGAACACAAGCACCAAAAAAGATGGCCTCTAAAACGTCAGAGATATTAAGCAAAGAA CATTTAAGTGTAGCAAAGAGTTATTCTTCACGACAAGACTTGGGTGGTGGTGATATGGATTGGATGCGAGGGAAGACATTGTTAAAGCCAGATGATCAGCTACAGTTAACAGAAGCA GAATTACAAGAAGAATTTGCCAGAGTGTTAACCATACAAAACACCAGAATACCAGACTCCTTGGTAGAATGGTCTTGGAAATTACGAGAATTTGTAAGATTACCTCCACCACCTCATTTAGTGAATCTTATGAATGTAACTGGCACTATACTACACAAAGACTCTGAGGAAGCTAAAGTGCAAATGGCAGGAGGAATAATTG CTGATCAAGAAGAGGCAGCAGAGGAGAAATTAAAGCATGACGAAGTTGAAGAACTTGAATataaagaagaggaagaag CAGATGAAATAGATAAAACGGGAGAGCTAGCTGAAGCTGAACAAGAACAGGAATTGGAAGCTGAGGTAGAACCTGAGGAGGATGAAGTGGAAAAGAAAAAGCCCAAGAAAATAcctaatcaatttaatttctgcGAAAGGGCGGCGTTGACATATGATAATCCTATGAga GATATGAGTACACAAACTATACCACCGCCTACTGCAACTTTTAATGCTAATGTCCTTCAGTGGACTATCTTTGATGAATATCAG GAAGACTATGCACAACAACAacgcgagaaagaaaaagagaaaaagataccAATGGCACAACCCAAGAAAGAGGACGTAAAGAAAAAAGCTCACATGGAATCGTCAGTGATCACAAACAGAATGCTACAAGCTGCTAAAACATTAGAACGTATGGTGAACCAAAACATTTTCGACGATATATCACAAG attatagaTATTGGGACGATCCGAGCGATGAATTCAAGGACGGCGAAGGCTCCTTATTACCTCTGTGGAAATTTTCTTACGAAAAAACTAAGAAGCATGACATCACGGACATGTGTTTCAATAGCAGATATTACGATCTTTTTGCGGTCGCTTTTGGAACAT TGTcatttaatagtttaataacGAACGGTACAGTGTGCTTATTCAGCTTGAAGAATCCTTCGTACCCAGAGTGGATTTGTCCAACAGAATCTCCTGTAATGTGCTTAGATTTTAACGCACAACATCCCCATCTTTTAGTCATCG gtACCATGGATGGAGGAGTAGCGGTTTATAACATAATGTTACCACCGTCCACTCCACAATACAAGAGCAGCGACGTTGTACAAAAGCATGGAGGGTTAGTATGGGAG ATTCGCTGGGCGCCTGATACAGAAGAAGGGAACCTGGCGTTCTTCAGCGTTAGTATTGATGGCAAAATAAATCACTGGGTGTTAAATCAGAACGATCTCGGTCTCACTACTGTTATGACATTATTCTTGGCCCGGCCACCTATACCGGGACCAGATGGCACGATGATTACGCTGAAAG GATGCGGAACGTGCATTGCATTTCATCCCGCCGATCAGAATGTTTTCCTGGTAGGCACGGAGGAAGGCACCATATACAAATGCAATACGGCGTATAGCAGTATCTACATGAGGACATATCACGAAGCACATACTATGCCGGTGTATCGAATAGCCTTCAACAAGTTCAACTCTAGTATTTTTGCGAGCTGTTCGAGCGATTGGCAAATCAAAATCTGGGAAGATGAAAGGCT GGAACCTTTATTTATGTTTGATCTTGGTGTACCGATTGGAGACGTACAATGGGCACCGTACAGCTCGACAGTACTCGCTTGTGTGTCAAACGATGGCAAAGTTATGGTGTTTGATTTAAATGTTAACAAATACAGGCCTATCTGCACTCAACAGGTTGTCAGTAAACGAAAGAGCAAATTAACCCGATTAGCTTTCAATAATGTGTTGCCGTTTATAATAGTCGGCGATGATAA agGCACTGTGAATACACTAAAATTATCTCCAAATTTACGGATAAAAGTAAAACCAACGAAAAAACAATTGCACTTATCGCAAATAGAATTAGAATCCATGAAATTGGAGAAGCTGCTCAGTTTTGTGCGTGAGCCTCCGGTACTGACTCCGCCTAAAGATGTGAGAACAGTCACTTAA
- the LOC105669107 gene encoding ribitol 5-phosphate transferase FKRP — protein sequence MRLRFIRAVLALALIGNIIVWHRIWLLFTAQNTLGLLTPSVATNEHPQKLHRRLARLVTIVIRQFENFENDVASMVESVLNSFPEIPILIVCDDLPYPPLELNFANESMKNVKLISLRPEFNKSFEERNPLFYIRTKFVLFLPDATRLSTKQVVQETVSHASNLGIVIVPVGKIALHCLELDLKVKEWSLKLTRVTGTECDSVIGKHVTMLEAKILRKLSDPFLLPFTDALYIQTTVIGAKIHILKNYQFNEGKPLYKNQQTQLKMQQLYRARERLMFEKLGIKKVTKISGFVEWYGCSRETVRCFGSVINDVPSYLYQHRYTPPCCLAGLRKVAHHVIDKLEEVGIRFWLEGQSLLGAMRHGDILPWDHEVQIGLNRDDLGRSPWLVRARSKPVVDNDGFVWEKATEGEFFKVQYSRVNRLHVNLLPFYARNGSMMKDAWFLKNRDFPEHFLHPMSSIEFAGRQVLCPNNIRDFLELKYFKGVIENPELPGKFVFN from the exons ATGCGCCTCAGATTCATCAGGGCAGTTTTGGCGCTCGCGCTGATAGGTAATATCATCGTCTGGCATAGGATATGGCTGCTTTTCACGGCGCAAAATACTCTGGGTCTGTTGACTCCGAGCGTCGCGACAAACGAACACCCACAGAAACTGCATCGGCGTTTGGCCCGTCTTGTCACCATTGTCATCAGGCAGTttgaaaatttcgaaaatgacGTGGCATCGATGGTGGAGTCCGTTTTGAATTCTTTCCCAGAAATACCAATTCTGATAGTTTGCGATGATCTGCCATATCCGCCGTTGGAGCTGAACTTTGCCAATGAGAGTATGAAGAATGTTAAGCTGATCAGCTTACGACCTGAATTCAATAAGTCTTTTGAGGAGCGGAATCCACTTTTCTACATACGTACCAAGTTTGTTCTGTTTTTGCCTGACGCAACAAGATTGTCAACTAAGCAAGTTGTACAG GAAACTGTCTCACATGCGTCAAACTTGGGGATAGTTATCGTTCCAGTGGGAAAGATTGCCTTGCATTGTCTTGAATTAGATTTAAAAGTGAAAGAATGGAGTTTGAAGCTAACACGGGTTACAGGAACAGAATGTGATAGTGTCATAGGCAAGCATGTAACTATGCTTGAAgcaaaaattttgagaaaactATCGGATCCCTTTTTGTTGCCTTTTACGGATGCATTGTATATCCAAACAACAGTCATCGGAGCAAAG ATAcacatattgaaaaattatcaattcaaCGAGGGAAAACCGCTGTACAAAAATCAACAGACACAATTGAAGATGCAGCAGTTATATCGCGCACGGGAGCGattaatgtttgaaaaattggGAATAAAGAAAGTTACGAAAATATCCGGTTTCGTGGAATGGTATGGTTGTTCGCGGGAAACCGTAAGGTGTTTCGGTTCAGTGATAAACGATGTTCCATCGTATCTCTACCAGCATCGATATACGCCGCCTTGTTGCCTAGCTGGATTAAGAAAAGTTGCCCACCACGTTATCGATAAACTAGAAGAAGTTGGCATACGATTTTGGTTAGAGGGTCAGTCATTGCTGGGAGCGATGAGGCATGGTGACATTCTGCCGTGGGATCATGAGGTACAAATCGGACTAAACCGGGACGATCTTGGAAGATCGCCATGGCTGGTCAGAGCCAGAAGCAAACCGGTCGTTGATAATGATGGTTTTGTGTGGGAAAAGGCGACCGAGGGCGAATTCTTCAAGGTACAGTACTCCAGGGTGAACCGTTTGCATGTGAATCTGCTGCCGTTTTACGCGCGGAACGGATCCATGATGAAGGATGCGTGGTTCCTGAAGAACCGGGACTTTCCAGAGCACTTCCTCCATCCGATGTCGAGTATCGAGTTCGCCGGTAGACAAGTGCTATGTCCGAATAATATTAGAGATTTCCTAGAGCTTAAGTATTTCAAGGGTGTGATAGAGAATCCGGAGTTACCTGGTAAATTTGTCTTCAATTAG